The Streptomyces phaeolivaceus genome has a window encoding:
- a CDS encoding restriction endonuclease, with the protein MSRRSNGLAGIWAEAQRQQQRQSEERARQQREYERQQRAYQREVARSQREQQAHYRQQREAEARRRTEELDAQVEALEGLLAAGCRAPAFRAASLTRPERLEPFSPGPLAHPVPMPDPNHYQAQGGWSAQRRAQAQAEARARFEHDWHAAQAAEAQRQHQLAQYQRQYEQWADGQRAEIRRHNAGLTRMATALRDGDPEAAVDYFSAALYASPAWPEGFPRGVAAAYDSAARQLVLDWELPRYDVVPEAKTVVYMPSVDQDKERPRPVTQRRSLYRDVLAQCALLVLHDLFAADEFGALESVVLNGFVDDHDPATGRRAQIFVTTVQVPRSVFADLHLEQVSAVDCLTDALRGQLSARPDQRTPVRPGRRPDDVGNGVVTHGGEDEPDLLEMDPLAFESLVAELFRAMGMQAVTTQRSGDGGVDVDALDPTPIRGGKIVVQVKRYRNTVPPSAVRDLYGTVQDAGANKGVLVTTSKFGPGSHTFANGKPLELVSGRELVDLLHRHGLRGRLGTGEAPAPAPSPAPAPVSSTDPTVVLPAQRTPADPSNGPAPTPAPDDYSVLGMYWTGGVALDVCALVCHGNRVLSDDHFVFYNNPRTPEGTVRAVPPTVPDKAAIQVHFDALPPEADRLVLVAAIDPAVNPDADLSGFTDAGIRLLDPSRAEQGRLDVSDGRTGETALTLGSFRRRAGGDWDFVVGGKGYRGGLEELVQDHGIEVA; encoded by the coding sequence ATGAGTCGTCGCTCCAACGGGTTGGCCGGGATCTGGGCCGAGGCACAACGCCAACAGCAGCGTCAGTCGGAGGAACGGGCCCGGCAGCAGCGCGAGTACGAGCGACAACAGCGCGCGTACCAGCGGGAGGTGGCGCGCAGCCAGCGGGAGCAGCAGGCGCACTACCGGCAGCAGCGCGAGGCGGAGGCCCGCCGCCGCACCGAGGAACTGGACGCCCAGGTCGAGGCCCTGGAAGGGCTGTTGGCCGCAGGCTGCCGCGCCCCGGCGTTCCGGGCCGCGTCCCTCACCCGCCCCGAGCGCCTGGAGCCGTTCTCCCCCGGGCCGCTCGCCCACCCCGTACCCATGCCGGACCCCAACCACTATCAGGCACAGGGCGGTTGGTCCGCGCAGCGGCGCGCCCAGGCGCAGGCCGAGGCACGCGCCCGCTTCGAGCACGACTGGCACGCGGCCCAGGCCGCCGAAGCCCAGAGGCAGCATCAACTCGCCCAGTACCAGCGGCAGTACGAGCAGTGGGCGGACGGACAGCGGGCCGAGATCCGACGGCACAACGCGGGGCTCACGCGGATGGCGACCGCCCTGCGCGACGGCGACCCGGAAGCCGCCGTCGACTACTTCTCCGCCGCCCTCTACGCCTCGCCCGCCTGGCCCGAGGGCTTCCCCCGGGGCGTCGCCGCCGCCTACGACTCGGCGGCCCGCCAACTGGTCCTGGACTGGGAACTGCCCAGGTACGACGTCGTCCCCGAGGCGAAGACCGTCGTCTACATGCCGAGCGTCGACCAGGACAAGGAGCGCCCGCGCCCGGTCACCCAGCGGCGGTCCCTCTACCGTGACGTGCTCGCTCAGTGCGCCCTGCTCGTCCTCCACGACCTCTTCGCCGCCGACGAGTTCGGCGCGCTGGAGTCGGTCGTCCTGAACGGCTTCGTGGACGACCACGACCCGGCGACCGGCCGCCGCGCCCAGATCTTCGTGACCACCGTCCAGGTGCCCCGGTCGGTCTTCGCCGACCTGCACCTGGAGCAGGTGAGCGCCGTCGACTGCCTCACGGACGCGCTGCGCGGCCAGTTGTCCGCCCGGCCGGACCAGCGCACCCCCGTCCGCCCCGGCCGCCGCCCCGACGACGTGGGCAACGGCGTCGTCACCCACGGCGGCGAGGACGAGCCCGACCTGCTGGAGATGGACCCCCTGGCCTTCGAGTCACTGGTCGCGGAACTCTTCCGGGCCATGGGCATGCAGGCGGTCACGACCCAGCGCTCGGGCGACGGCGGGGTGGACGTCGACGCCCTGGACCCGACCCCCATCCGGGGCGGCAAGATCGTCGTCCAGGTCAAGCGCTACCGCAACACCGTCCCGCCGTCCGCCGTCCGCGATCTGTACGGCACGGTCCAGGACGCCGGCGCCAACAAGGGCGTCCTCGTGACGACGTCCAAGTTCGGACCCGGCTCCCACACCTTCGCCAACGGCAAACCGCTGGAGCTGGTGTCGGGGCGTGAACTCGTCGACCTGCTGCACCGGCACGGCCTGCGGGGACGCCTGGGCACGGGCGAGGCCCCCGCTCCCGCCCCCAGTCCCGCCCCCGCTCCCGTGTCCTCCACCGACCCCACCGTGGTGCTGCCCGCGCAGCGAACCCCTGCGGACCCCTCGAACGGGCCGGCCCCCACCCCTGCCCCCGACGACTACAGCGTGCTCGGCATGTACTGGACCGGTGGCGTCGCCCTGGACGTCTGCGCGCTCGTCTGCCACGGCAACCGGGTCCTCAGCGACGACCACTTCGTGTTCTACAACAACCCCCGGACCCCGGAAGGCACCGTCAGAGCGGTCCCGCCGACCGTGCCCGACAAGGCCGCGATCCAGGTCCACTTCGACGCGCTGCCCCCGGAGGCCGACCGTCTCGTCCTGGTGGCGGCGATCGACCCGGCCGTGAACCCCGACGCCGACCTCTCCGGCTTCACCGACGCGGGCATCCGCCTCCTCGACCCGTCCCGCGCCGAACAGGGCCGCCTGGACGTCTCCGACGGCCGCACCGGCGAAACGGCCCTCACCCTCGGCTCCTTCCGCCGCCGCGCGGGCGGCGACTGGGACTTCGTCGTGGGCGGCAAGGGATACCGGGGCGGCCTGGAGGAACTGGTCCAGGACCACGGCATAGAGGTGGCGTAG
- a CDS encoding N-acetylmuramoyl-L-alanine amidase translates to MSYVGPDFDPPQPRRPVFRRPATVAVAAVVVGAVAGWGVWQAVGDSGGGSGGATGPQTRSAPPPPATGEPSTSGDAGKGESEEATPSASAPAATGPLKGKVVVIDPGHNPGNFQHTTEINRKVNIGTNAKECDTTGTTTNDGYLEAEFTLDVARRTRTLLEREGATVKFTQDDDRDWGPCIDERAKIGNEAKADAVVSIHADGSGAGNRGFHVILPGSVHEGAADTRPIVAPSRDLGERIAGYFVRATGSAPSNYVGGGTGIVTRTDLGGLNLSTVPKVFIECGNMRDSKDAAQLTSGPWRQKAAQGISDGITSFLEN, encoded by the coding sequence GTGTCGTACGTAGGCCCGGACTTCGATCCGCCCCAGCCCCGCCGTCCCGTTTTCCGTCGCCCGGCGACCGTGGCGGTGGCCGCGGTCGTGGTGGGGGCGGTGGCCGGGTGGGGGGTGTGGCAGGCCGTCGGGGATTCCGGCGGCGGGTCCGGTGGCGCGACCGGCCCGCAGACCCGGTCGGCGCCCCCTCCCCCGGCGACGGGCGAGCCGTCCACCTCCGGTGACGCCGGCAAGGGCGAGAGCGAGGAGGCCACCCCTTCCGCCTCCGCGCCCGCCGCCACCGGCCCCCTCAAGGGCAAGGTCGTCGTCATCGACCCCGGTCACAACCCCGGCAACTTCCAGCACACCACCGAGATCAACCGCAAGGTGAACATCGGGACGAACGCGAAGGAGTGCGACACGACGGGCACGACCACCAACGACGGTTATCTGGAAGCCGAGTTCACGCTGGATGTCGCCCGGCGGACGCGGACGCTCCTCGAACGGGAGGGCGCCACGGTGAAGTTCACCCAGGACGACGACCGCGACTGGGGCCCCTGCATCGACGAGCGGGCGAAGATCGGCAACGAGGCGAAGGCGGACGCGGTGGTCTCGATCCACGCGGACGGCTCCGGCGCCGGCAACCGCGGCTTCCACGTCATCCTGCCGGGCTCGGTGCACGAGGGCGCCGCCGACACCCGGCCCATCGTCGCCCCCTCCCGCGACCTCGGCGAACGCATCGCGGGCTACTTCGTCCGCGCCACCGGCAGCGCCCCCTCCAACTACGTCGGCGGCGGCACCGGCATCGTCACCCGCACCGACCTCGGCGGCCTCAACCTCTCCACCGTCCCCAAGGTGTTCATCGAGTGCGGCAACATGCGTGACAGCAAGGACGCGGCCCAGCTCACCAGCGGCCCCTGGCGCCAGAAAGCGGCCCAGGGAATCTCGGACGGCATCACGAGCTTCCTCGAAAATTGA
- a CDS encoding DUF5336 domain-containing protein → MNIRSLTRGDGVVIGAAVLLFIASFLDTFDGSGDDVPNAWDNLGLVMSMYVGGIVGAVLIVLARALPQPPKVIGLDVGQLGVALTIFAAWTSFWSIIDPFGAMEELFGTFGSSEPDSGAGLILGLIACLLLAVAAIATPLVPALKAALVGAPRPAVAPQPYGAQPPGGYGYPGAGAPGPFGAGQPGPGQPGPGAPFGGGAPQQQAAAPQPPAGDFSPFWFAVPVARPLFAEDGSQSTIAELAPGTWYLAVEQRGPNLVAQTQDGRRGVLQDTSGIQRG, encoded by the coding sequence GTGAATATCCGCTCCCTCACCAGAGGCGACGGCGTCGTGATCGGAGCAGCGGTATTGCTGTTCATCGCGTCGTTCCTCGACACGTTCGACGGCTCCGGCGACGACGTACCCAATGCCTGGGACAACCTCGGCTTGGTGATGAGCATGTACGTCGGCGGCATCGTCGGTGCGGTGCTGATCGTCCTCGCCCGTGCGCTGCCGCAGCCGCCCAAGGTCATCGGCCTGGACGTCGGCCAGCTCGGGGTGGCGCTGACCATCTTCGCCGCGTGGACCTCGTTCTGGTCCATCATCGACCCGTTCGGAGCGATGGAGGAGCTCTTCGGCACCTTCGGCAGCTCGGAGCCCGACTCCGGTGCCGGCCTCATTCTCGGTCTGATCGCGTGCCTGCTCCTGGCCGTCGCCGCCATCGCCACCCCCCTCGTCCCCGCCCTCAAGGCCGCTCTGGTCGGTGCTCCGCGTCCGGCCGTGGCGCCGCAGCCGTACGGGGCGCAGCCGCCCGGTGGTTACGGGTACCCGGGCGCCGGTGCCCCGGGCCCGTTCGGTGCGGGGCAGCCGGGGCCGGGTCAACCGGGTCCGGGCGCGCCGTTCGGTGGTGGTGCTCCGCAGCAGCAGGCCGCGGCGCCGCAGCCGCCGGCCGGTGACTTCTCGCCGTTCTGGTTCGCCGTGCCGGTGGCCCGTCCGCTGTTCGCGGAGGACGGTTCGCAGTCGACGATCGCCGAACTGGCTCCGGGCACCTGGTACCTGGCGGTCGAGCAGCGCGGCCCCAACCTGGTGGCCCAGACGCAGGACGGCCGCCGCGGCGTCCTCCAGGACACCAGCGGTATCCAGCGCGGCTGA
- a CDS encoding LLM class F420-dependent oxidoreductase: MRLGLALGYWGRGPSADHVPLAREAERLGYDSVWTAESWGSDAFTPLTWIAARTSRIKLGTAVAQMAARSPTTTAMHALTLDHLSGGRVLLGLGLSGPQVVEGWYGRPFPRSPLTATREYVDVVRQVLGREAPVALDGRFHPLPYDGPDGTGVGKALKSITHPLRADLPVLLGAEGPKNIAQTARIADGWLPLYWSPTRSEVYEASLTDAPEGFLVAPMAQAKVCDDIAEGLLPVKAMLGFYIGGMGHAKRNFHADLMARMGYGEEARHIQRLFLDGRREEAVLAVPDAFADEISLVGPRERIAERLELWRKGPVTDLLVLAPDPHTLRVLAELNS, encoded by the coding sequence ATGCGGCTCGGTCTGGCACTCGGCTACTGGGGGCGCGGCCCCTCGGCGGACCATGTCCCGCTGGCGCGGGAGGCGGAGCGGCTCGGCTACGACTCGGTGTGGACCGCCGAGTCCTGGGGCTCGGACGCCTTCACGCCGCTCACCTGGATCGCGGCGCGGACGTCAAGGATCAAGCTGGGTACGGCGGTCGCGCAGATGGCCGCCCGGTCGCCCACCACCACCGCGATGCACGCCCTGACCCTGGACCATCTCTCCGGCGGGCGCGTCCTGCTCGGTCTCGGGCTCTCGGGGCCACAGGTCGTCGAGGGCTGGTACGGGCGCCCGTTCCCGAGGTCCCCGCTGACCGCGACCAGGGAGTACGTCGATGTCGTACGCCAAGTCCTCGGCCGTGAGGCCCCGGTCGCGCTGGACGGACGCTTCCACCCGCTGCCGTACGACGGCCCGGACGGCACCGGCGTCGGCAAGGCGCTGAAGTCCATCACCCACCCCCTGCGCGCCGATCTGCCCGTCCTGCTCGGTGCGGAGGGGCCGAAGAACATCGCGCAGACGGCCCGGATCGCGGACGGCTGGCTGCCGTTGTACTGGTCGCCGACGCGGTCCGAGGTCTACGAGGCGTCCCTGACCGACGCGCCCGAGGGCTTCCTCGTCGCGCCCATGGCACAGGCGAAGGTCTGCGACGACATCGCCGAGGGGCTGTTGCCCGTCAAGGCCATGCTGGGGTTCTACATCGGCGGGATGGGGCACGCCAAGCGCAACTTCCACGCCGATCTCATGGCCCGGATGGGGTACGGGGAGGAGGCCCGGCACATCCAGCGGCTCTTCCTCGACGGGCGGCGCGAGGAGGCCGTACTCGCCGTGCCGGACGCCTTCGCTGACGAGATCTCGCTCGTCGGACCGCGTGAACGGATCGCGGAGCGGCTGGAGTTGTGGCGGAAGGGGCCGGTGACCGATCTACTGGTCCTCGCCCCCGATCCGCACACGCTGCGGGTGCTCGCCGAACTCAACTCCTAG
- a CDS encoding prenyltransferase, which produces MTTPRTEHLVLPGVLTAEEAAVTVRGILAVQRADGAIPWFRGHHLDPWDHTEAAMALDAAGEHEAAERAYAWLRRHQNEDGSWYAAYADGDADDVTDRGRETNFVAYIAVGVWHHYLATGDDTFLDRMWPAVYAAVEYVLRLQQPGGQIGWKREDDGTAVNDALLTGSSSIHHALRCALAIAEQREEAQPDWELAVGALRHAIRRHPERFLDKDRYSMDWYYPVLGGALTGSEAKSRVEEGWDRFVVPGYGVRCVVPNPWVTGGESAELALALWAMGESDRALDILQSIQHLRDADSGLYWTGYVFEDRVIWPEELTSWTAGSLLLAVAALGGDEATCAVFGGERLPRGLDAECC; this is translated from the coding sequence GTGACCACTCCCCGGACAGAACACCTGGTCCTGCCCGGGGTCCTCACCGCCGAGGAGGCCGCCGTCACCGTGCGGGGCATCCTCGCGGTGCAGCGCGCGGACGGTGCCATCCCGTGGTTCCGCGGACACCACCTCGACCCGTGGGACCACACCGAGGCCGCCATGGCCCTGGACGCGGCCGGTGAGCACGAGGCCGCCGAGCGCGCCTACGCATGGCTGCGCCGCCACCAGAACGAGGACGGCTCCTGGTACGCCGCGTACGCCGACGGGGACGCCGACGACGTCACCGACCGGGGCCGCGAGACCAACTTCGTCGCGTACATCGCCGTCGGCGTCTGGCACCACTACCTGGCCACCGGCGACGACACCTTCCTCGACCGCATGTGGCCCGCCGTGTACGCGGCCGTCGAATACGTCCTGCGGCTCCAGCAGCCCGGCGGGCAGATCGGCTGGAAGCGCGAGGACGACGGCACGGCCGTGAACGACGCGCTGCTGACCGGGAGTTCCTCCATCCACCACGCGCTGCGCTGCGCGCTCGCCATCGCCGAGCAGCGCGAAGAGGCGCAGCCGGACTGGGAGTTGGCGGTCGGCGCGCTACGGCACGCGATACGCCGGCACCCCGAGCGGTTCCTCGACAAGGACCGCTACTCGATGGACTGGTACTACCCCGTGCTCGGCGGCGCGCTCACCGGCAGCGAGGCCAAGTCCCGTGTCGAGGAAGGGTGGGACCGGTTCGTCGTACCCGGCTACGGGGTCCGCTGCGTGGTCCCCAACCCGTGGGTGACCGGCGGTGAGTCGGCCGAACTCGCCCTGGCGCTCTGGGCGATGGGCGAGTCCGACCGTGCCCTGGACATCCTCCAGTCCATCCAGCACCTCCGCGACGCCGACTCCGGCCTGTACTGGACGGGTTACGTCTTCGAGGACCGGGTGATCTGGCCCGAGGAGCTGACCTCCTGGACCGCGGGGTCGCTGCTGCTGGCGGTGGCGGCGCTGGGGGGCGACGAGGCGACGTGCGCGGTGTTCGGAGGGGAGCGGTTGCCTCGCGGGCTGGACGCGGAGTGCTGCTGA
- a CDS encoding class I SAM-dependent methyltransferase, with product MLTVDFSRFPLAPGDRVLDLGCGAGRHAFECYRRGARVVALDQNGEEIREVAKWFAAMKEAGEAPEGATATAMEGDALALPFPDESFDVVIISEVMEHIPDDKGVLAEMVRVLKPGGRIAITVPRYGPEKVCWALSDAYHEVEGGHIRIYKADELLARIREAGLKPYGTHHAHALHSPYWWLKCAFGVDNDKALPVRAYHKLLVWDIMRKPLATRVAEEALNPLIGKSFVAYATKPHLPVAAVAPTAAAAPADAK from the coding sequence GTGCTGACCGTCGATTTCTCCCGGTTCCCGCTCGCCCCGGGGGACCGTGTCCTGGATCTCGGCTGTGGAGCGGGCCGGCACGCCTTCGAGTGCTACCGGCGCGGCGCCCGGGTCGTGGCCCTCGACCAGAACGGCGAGGAGATCCGCGAGGTCGCCAAGTGGTTCGCGGCGATGAAGGAGGCCGGCGAGGCCCCCGAGGGCGCCACCGCCACGGCCATGGAGGGCGACGCCCTCGCGCTGCCCTTCCCCGACGAGTCCTTCGATGTCGTCATCATCTCCGAGGTGATGGAGCACATCCCCGACGACAAGGGCGTACTCGCCGAGATGGTCCGGGTGTTGAAGCCCGGCGGCCGGATAGCGATCACCGTCCCGCGCTACGGCCCCGAGAAGGTCTGCTGGGCGCTCTCCGACGCCTACCACGAGGTCGAGGGCGGCCACATCCGCATCTACAAGGCGGACGAACTCCTGGCCAGGATCCGCGAGGCGGGCCTCAAGCCGTACGGCACCCATCACGCGCACGCCCTGCATTCGCCGTACTGGTGGCTGAAGTGCGCGTTCGGCGTCGACAACGACAAGGCGCTGCCGGTGCGGGCGTACCACAAGCTGCTGGTCTGGGACATCATGAGGAAGCCGCTGGCCACCCGGGTCGCCGAGGAGGCGCTGAACCCGCTGATCGGCAAGAGCTTCGTGGCGTACGCGACCAAGCCGCACCTGCCCGTCGCCGCCGTCGCCCCCACCGCCGCCGCTGCCCCGGCGGACGCCAAGTGA
- a CDS encoding glycosyltransferase family 4 protein — protein sequence MTAEASQAGSRHDLAADGERPLDIALLTYKGNPFCGGQGVYVRHLSRELARLGHRVEVIGSQPYPVLDEDAVPGDGPGRISLTELPSLDLYRQPDPFRTPGRGEYRDWVDALEVATMWTGGFPEPLTFSLRARRHLRARRGEFDVVHDNQTLGYGLLGNVGAPLVTTIHHPITVDRQLELDAAEGWQRRMSVRRWYAFTRMQKRVARRLPSVLTVSGTSRQEIVDHLGVRDDRMHVVHIGADTDLFSPNPAVARVPGRIVTTSSADVPLKGLVFLVEALAKARAEHPTAHLVVVGKRPTEGPVAAAIERYGLEGAVDFVKGISDAELVDLVRSAEAACVPSLYEGFSLPAAEAMATGTPLVATTGGAIPEVAGPDGETCLAVPPGDPGALAAALNRLLGDPELRARLGRAGRERVLQRFTWARAAEGTVAHYREAIARADTSTPTSAASTSNYSESRATC from the coding sequence GTGACCGCTGAGGCCAGTCAGGCGGGGTCCCGACACGACCTCGCCGCGGACGGCGAGCGACCGCTCGACATCGCGCTCCTCACCTATAAAGGGAACCCGTTCTGCGGGGGCCAGGGCGTCTACGTACGCCACCTCTCGCGCGAGCTTGCCCGCCTCGGCCACCGGGTCGAGGTGATCGGCTCCCAGCCCTACCCCGTGCTCGACGAGGACGCCGTGCCCGGCGACGGTCCGGGCCGGATATCCCTCACCGAACTGCCGAGCCTCGACCTCTACCGGCAGCCCGACCCCTTCCGCACCCCGGGGCGCGGCGAGTACCGCGACTGGGTCGACGCCCTCGAAGTGGCGACCATGTGGACCGGCGGGTTCCCCGAACCGCTGACCTTCTCCCTCCGCGCCCGCCGCCATCTGCGCGCCCGGCGCGGCGAGTTCGACGTCGTCCACGACAACCAGACCCTCGGCTACGGGCTGTTGGGGAACGTGGGCGCCCCGCTCGTCACCACCATCCACCACCCCATCACCGTCGACCGGCAGTTGGAGCTGGACGCCGCCGAGGGCTGGCAGCGGCGGATGTCCGTCCGCCGCTGGTACGCCTTCACCCGGATGCAGAAGCGCGTCGCGCGCCGGCTGCCGTCCGTGCTCACCGTCTCCGGCACCTCCCGCCAGGAGATCGTCGACCACCTCGGCGTACGCGACGACCGGATGCACGTCGTGCACATCGGCGCCGACACCGACCTCTTCTCGCCGAATCCGGCCGTGGCCCGGGTGCCGGGCCGGATCGTCACCACCTCCAGCGCGGACGTGCCGCTCAAGGGCCTCGTCTTCCTCGTCGAGGCGCTCGCCAAGGCCCGCGCCGAACACCCCACCGCCCATCTGGTCGTCGTCGGCAAGCGCCCCACCGAGGGCCCGGTCGCCGCGGCGATCGAGCGGTACGGCCTCGAAGGCGCCGTCGACTTCGTCAAGGGCATCTCGGACGCCGAGCTGGTCGACCTGGTCCGCTCGGCCGAGGCCGCCTGTGTGCCCTCGCTGTACGAGGGGTTCTCGCTGCCCGCCGCCGAGGCCATGGCCACCGGTACGCCGCTGGTCGCCACCACCGGCGGGGCCATACCGGAGGTCGCCGGACCCGACGGCGAGACCTGCCTCGCGGTGCCCCCGGGCGACCCGGGCGCCCTGGCCGCCGCGCTGAACCGGCTGCTGGGCGACCCGGAGCTGCGCGCACGGCTCGGGCGGGCGGGACGCGAGCGGGTGCTCCAGCGGTTCACCTGGGCCCGCGCCGCCGAGGGCACGGTCGCGCACTACCGCGAGGCGATCGCCCGCGCCGACACCTCCACACCTACCTCTGCGGCCTCCACCAGCAACTATTCCGAAAGCAGGGCCACGTGCTGA
- a CDS encoding TetR family transcriptional regulator: MPAEAKVETKPASKVDAGTARPDSPPLTERQEARRRRILHASAQLASRGGFDAVQMREVAESSQVALGTLYRYFPSKIHLLVATMQAQLEHMHGTLRKKPPTGETAAERVAETLMRAFRALQREPHLADAMVRALTFADRGVSPEVDQVSHQTTAIILDAMGLENPTAEQLSAVRVIEHTWHSALITWLSGRASIAQVKIDIETVCRLIDLTAAERRP; the protein is encoded by the coding sequence ATGCCTGCGGAAGCCAAGGTGGAGACCAAGCCGGCGTCCAAGGTGGACGCCGGCACCGCGCGACCGGACTCGCCGCCCCTCACGGAGCGGCAGGAGGCCCGTCGGCGCCGCATCCTGCACGCGAGCGCCCAGTTGGCCAGCCGGGGCGGTTTCGACGCCGTGCAGATGCGTGAGGTCGCCGAGTCCTCCCAGGTCGCCCTGGGGACGCTGTACCGCTACTTCCCCTCCAAGATCCATCTGCTGGTCGCCACCATGCAGGCCCAGCTGGAGCACATGCACGGCACGCTCCGCAAGAAGCCCCCGACCGGCGAGACGGCCGCCGAGCGCGTCGCCGAGACCCTGATGCGGGCCTTCCGTGCCCTGCAGCGCGAGCCCCATCTCGCCGACGCCATGGTCCGCGCCCTCACCTTCGCCGACCGCGGCGTCAGCCCCGAGGTCGACCAGGTCTCCCACCAGACCACCGCGATCATCCTCGACGCGATGGGCCTGGAGAACCCGACGGCGGAGCAGCTCTCGGCGGTCCGCGTCATCGAACACACCTGGCACTCGGCCCTGATCACCTGGCTCTCCGGCCGCGCCTCGATCGCCCAGGTGAAGATCGACATCGAGACGGTGTGCCGCCTGATCGACCTGACGGCCGCGGAGCGACGGCCGTAG
- a CDS encoding tetratricopeptide repeat protein yields MRKSEAEELIEQAYAAWDAEEWRRAADLYERVLAHFPDETSSAEWWYDAALGHKFLRDWDKAYELGVQAAARAPRGEGDPAFWNLGIAATIRRDWAVARDAWAGFGVRLPDGEGEIDARLGHACVRLDTDGAHEVVWIERLCPTRGRVMNVPVTGGRRYGEIVLHDGQPNGERVLDGTAFPVFDELLLFEPSELPTLQVTVAAGEPADLEALLALFADHDFGAEPASAVTMHCSCCGEGTLHKERHTPGTGAQRVSLAAPEEDARRLLDRWAGEKAIGRTWSGLEIMG; encoded by the coding sequence GTGCGGAAGTCCGAGGCCGAAGAGCTGATCGAGCAGGCGTACGCGGCCTGGGACGCCGAGGAGTGGCGGCGCGCCGCCGACCTCTACGAGCGGGTGCTCGCCCATTTCCCGGACGAGACGTCGAGTGCGGAGTGGTGGTACGACGCCGCCCTCGGCCACAAGTTCCTGCGCGACTGGGACAAGGCGTACGAGCTGGGCGTCCAGGCCGCCGCCCGCGCCCCGCGCGGCGAGGGCGACCCCGCGTTCTGGAACCTCGGCATCGCGGCCACGATCCGCCGCGACTGGGCCGTCGCCCGCGACGCCTGGGCCGGCTTCGGCGTTCGGCTGCCCGACGGCGAGGGCGAGATCGACGCCCGCCTCGGCCATGCCTGTGTGCGTCTGGACACCGACGGCGCACACGAGGTCGTGTGGATCGAGCGGCTCTGCCCGACGCGCGGACGCGTGATGAACGTCCCGGTCACCGGCGGCCGACGCTACGGCGAGATCGTCCTCCACGACGGGCAGCCCAACGGCGAACGCGTCCTCGACGGCACGGCCTTCCCCGTCTTCGACGAACTGCTCCTCTTCGAACCGTCCGAGCTGCCCACCCTCCAGGTGACGGTCGCGGCCGGCGAACCCGCCGACCTGGAGGCCCTGCTCGCCCTCTTCGCCGACCACGACTTCGGCGCGGAGCCCGCGAGCGCCGTCACCATGCACTGCTCCTGCTGCGGCGAGGGCACCCTCCACAAGGAACGCCACACCCCGGGCACCGGCGCCCAGCGCGTCTCCCTGGCCGCCCCGGAGGAGGACGCCCGGCGGCTGCTGGACCGGTGGGCGGGCGAGAAGGCGATCGGCCGGACCTGGAGCGGCCTGGAGATCATGGGCTAG